The DNA window TTAACGCCACTGCTGGGATATTTGTAATCAACATCCTGTGCAGCCATTGAAAGTAATTCATCTCTGGAATATCCCAGTCTTTTAACAGCAGTCTCGTTAACATTCAAAAAATTTCCTTGAAGGTTTTGAACAAAAATAGCATCGTTCATATTGTTAAAAAGGTAATTGAATTCGTCTGCTGTTTTTCTGAGTTCATCATGTACCTTTTTCCATTCAGTGATATCCTGTGTGGCTCCGTACATTTTTATAGGATTGTTATCATTGTCACTTATTATTCTTCCATGTGTTTTGACATTCCTTATTTCACCAGTATCCTTTCTGATTATACGAAGTTCAATTTCATAGGATGATGAATTATTCAGGCAATCCTGCAATTTATTTTCCATGTACGGGATGTCTTCAGGGTGTACAATCTGGAGTAATTTATTGTATGTCAAAACTTTGTTATTGCATCCATGAATTTTACGCCATTCATTTGAGACAATGATTTTATCATTTTCTAATCCCACTCCCAGCTGCCTACACTTGACAGATATTCGGCTTCTTTGAAAAGTGTTTTATATTTTTGTAATTCCTTGTTCTCGTTTTCAAGTTTTTCAATATACCTCTGTAGCTCATCTGATGATGCTTTTTCAGTGCTATCCCACATTATATTCATCCTTAACCAGTATTAACCACCCAATAGTTTGACTTTGGTAAAAAAGTTATGTATAGTGGGATATTTCTGTAATTTTGGTAAATGCACAAAATCAGTAATTTCCATGATTGAGGAGAAATCTGATAAAATCAGGGTCTAATCTTGTTTCTTTGCTCATTTTTTCAATAATGTTATCTTCTGATAAACCTTCATTAACCATTTCTCTTAACTTTTTATATACACTATCAGGCACTTCATAATATTCGTTTATATCTTTTCTGTGTCCCCATATATCTCCTTCTATGAGTGAAACATTGTGTATGTCAAAAAACATTTTCATGGATTTTGAGAGCGTTTTCATGTATGAGCTGGGTATTTGGATAGCTTTAATATCTGGATTATTGGAAATAGCATTAAATATGTCAGTATTTGATGGTCTAAAAGCAAAATGGATATATTCATCGTTTTTATCAATATTTTCAATATCGCTTTTTGTACTTATAACTCTGAACTTCATGTAAATCACTCTGTGGTTTTAATTTAGTTAATTGACAAAACTTTTCAACTAAATTTTAAAATAGTATGGTCAACTATTTAAAAATTTTGTTCACTGCAGAAAATATAAAAATGAATAACAAAACAAATAATTTGAATTTGGTAAAGTTTTTTAATAAATCAAAATCAGTAAATGGTAAAACCCGGAACATGGAAATAATGTAGCTGAAATCATTTAGATATTATATCAACAATCATTATTCTATGTTCACAGATGGTATATTTTGGAAAACATTCAATATTTACTCAGTAGCACATATTTCACAATATTGGTTTTTGTTTACCGGTACTTCCTCTGTTTTGCTGTTGAATCCATCCCATAACAAAAGGCGACCAGTTAATAATTTACCGCTTCCCGTTAGATATTTTATAACTTCATTTGCCTGCATAGTACCAAT is part of the Methanohalobium evestigatum Z-7303 genome and encodes:
- a CDS encoding DUF1699 family protein, which encodes MKFRVISTKSDIENIDKNDEYIHFAFRPSNTDIFNAISNNPDIKAIQIPSSYMKTLSKSMKMFFDIHNVSLIEGDIWGHRKDINEYYEVPDSVYKKLREMVNEGLSEDNIIEKMSKETRLDPDFIRFLLNHGNY